A window of Pyrus communis chromosome 3, drPyrComm1.1, whole genome shotgun sequence genomic DNA:
TCGCAATCTTGGATCTCTACTCTAATCAGCTGAGTGGCACACTTCCTCTTCATATTGGGAAGCTCTCCAGATTGAAGCTCCTAATCCTCCATTTCAACAATCTAGAGGGTCTTCGACTCTTCTGCCTCCGTCTTTGATGAATTGCTCAAGCCTTGCAGAACTGAATCTAGGATTCAACCAGTTGGAAGGAGATCTCTCTGTGCTTAATTTCTCCAAACTTACTCATCTTATTAAACTTGACCTAATGCGTAATCACTTCACGGGTCCCTTGCCAATAAACGTTTACTCATGCAAGTCCTTGATAGCACTCCGACTGAGTGCAAATGATCTAGAGGGACAATTACAACATGAAATTCTTTCTTTGAAATCCTTGTCATTCCTTGCGCTTGCTTACAACAGATTGACCAATGTCACAGGGGCAATGAAGATATTGAAGGATTGCAAAAGTTTAAGGGtactcattttgacaaataaTTTTCTAGGTGAAGAAATGCCAGATGGTGATCTCACGGTTGATTCATCTGGGTTCCAAAATCTCAGCATGCTCAGTATGTCAAGGTGCCAACTGACAGGAAAAATACCTGTATGGCTGTCGAAGCTCGAGAAAATGGTAGTTCTGGACCTGTCTTTTAACGGACTCACGGGACCAATACCTGGTTGGTTGGGGACTCTTCCAAGTCTTTCCCATATATACTTGGATAATAACTTCATTTCAGGTGAATTTCCAAAGGAGCTTTGCAGACTACAAGCTCTCAGGTCGGAAAAGGCTGCAACTCAAACAGGTCACAACGATTTAGAGTTGCCTGTCTACTACAGCTTTACTGGGGCAACTATTTTACAGTACAAGAATTTCTCCAACATGGAGGCAAGAATCAGCCTCAGGAACAACAATCTAAGTGGCAATATACCCCGCGATATTGGAAAATTGCTACTTCTCCAAAAACTGGATATTAGTTTTAACAAATTCTCTGGCAACATTCCACGCGAAATCTCGAAATCAGGAAACCATCTTTTTGGTGAAATCCCAGCATCACGATCAAATCTTAATTTCTTGTCTTCATTTAGTGTTGCCTGCAATAAACTCCAAGGCCAAATACCGTTAGGCACTCAGCTCCAAGGCTTCAATGCTACTGCCTTTGAGGGTAACCCGGGACTTTGCGGTTCCCCGCTTCCAAATAAGTGCCCGAAGAAGAGTCCAGGTGATAGTGATACGACTAAGGACCGGGAAGATGTACACGACTCTGGGAATGGAattccatggcttcaaatttcaGTATCTCTTGGTTTCATTGTAGGGTTTTGGGGAGTTTGTGGCCCTTTAGCTTTGAGCAGGTCATGGCGATATGCATATTTCGAGTTTTTCTCCAATGTTGTAGATCGTTTTGTGTGTTAATCAAGTGTACTTTTCTTTGAGAAATAAAAGACTTATTTACTAATCACATTACTGCTACTATGCTGCATCGTAACAATCTAAGATATACAAGAGcttttgataaccattttgttttcagctttcaatttttgtttttatttttttgaaaactgaaattttgtttgacaacattgaaaacttaaaacgaaaaactgaaaacaacttccttgagttttcaaaatttgacctTGAGTTTTTACTTTTTGACTTTCAGTTCCAAACAAGATTTCATTTTTAAAGGCAAGTTGTTTAATTTCTCAAGTCATAGgtcttttgtttcttatttatccttgttcttcttcttcttggttttACACCTATACTTTAATTGGATTTCGATCCGAATCCAATGTATTAATAGGATATAGATTTGACAATTCAATCCGACAGTTCGTTAATGATTCAAATCTGGTGTCTTTTATAGCAAATATGATCTGATAATAATCGGATTCGGTAACCCGATAGTCCGTTTTCATTCCGACGTAATACCATGTTTTAATCATTTTGCGATTAGCTAGGGTTTTGTGGGAGTTTTCCACCACTCATGAAGCTCAATTCCTTAGGTTCATGGGCATTTGCCGTTGGGTGATTTGGAAGGAGCGATGCAATGTTATATATGTTTGGACAGAGTATTGTCCTCGTCCTACTGCGAGATCAAATCTTTTGCACCCAAAATGAGTTTATAAACAAGTGTCAATCAATAATTGAGGCACACCCATGCTGTGCACTCCACAGTTCAATCGCTGCTTCTTTATCGGTTACGTGAGTATAATGCTTCTTAGATTTGCCAAAGGGTTTCCACCCAGGACTTGCCATTTCTGCAACTGCAGCTGGCATGTACATGGAATCGCCAACTATTGGTGCACCAAGCGCAGCCAGTTGTGCTCGAACCTGCATCATCAATGTAGTTATTTCCAACGAAATTATCATTATCTGACCTTACTTGCAACACAAACTATTAAAAGAATCGTCGATATTCTTTTAACTCCTAGTTCCTTAGAATCCAATGACATAACTAATGGAAACAGAATACAGTAACCATGTAAGATTCAAGTGATACATTCCTTGTGCCAAAGAACGAGAAGTCAGAGTTTTTAGATATTTAGTTATAACTCATCTTTCCAAAATCTTGAATTCTAAACTACAGAAAATCTTATTCCTTTTGAAATATTATATGCTTGAAGCAGCAGGACGTCTCCTTTTATTTGAGCCAATTTAAAGCCAATATTAATAATAAGACCATATCTCAGTGAtctcaggaaaaaaaaaaaaaaaaaaaaacaatttgagaaaatgatCACTAATTGAATTCATGTATCAGTATAGATTTTTGCTCCTAACCTGATGAGTCCGCCCAGTCAGAAGGTTGATTTTAAAGGCCACCCGCAGTATCAGTATAGATCTCAGGAAATATCATATGCATATTCTTTTGAAGGCCACCCGCAGTCTTCAACACAATATTTCTGTTCAACAACAGAACTTGGCCAGGGAACCTCCTTGCATTCCATGACTTCAAGTTGACACAAACTCCACCGTTCCATGAAATCTGCGTTGCCAATAATTGTCTAGCTTCATACGGAAGGAGTTTACTACTAAGtgtaaaaatttcacaaagtaTATTTCTATTCACGAAGTTTGTTTCTTCAACAGTGGTTGGAAGATGTTACATCTAGTTAAAGAAAGCTTTCAATGGGTGGGcttcaattaattaaaactttaaattggcttttaaaacatttataaaAACCGAAAGAACAAGACATAATCCTGAAATTGCTTCAAACAACGGTCATGTCCTGTCTATTTGAATCATCCCACCAAATGCCTGTCGTGAGAAATAATGGTTTTTAGTTCTACACACAAGCAGCACACACTGAAGGTGTCATTTCAGCTCCAAATAGGAAAACAGAAAGGAAAGATATTGGCAAAATAATGTGGTGAGGATGTAAATCCCTCAAGGCACTTGACACATTCAAAGTGCAACTCCTCAAACACCGAACTAGTTTCCATGCCAAGTTAATTGGACGCATGTAGTGAGTAATTGTTCCAATTGGCACAGGGGCAGCGGCAAGAGCAAGATAATGCTTCTTCACCTTTTCCTCCTGGGtgaaagaaaagataaataaacttaatgacctaaagaaaacaaactCCATGCTGGAGGCAAGCAATAAGGAACCCCTCAGCTTCTGAGTTATCACACTCTGCCCTCCCCCTCCCAGTAATTATGGCTATCAAAATTATGTATGCCAAAGCATGAAATTGCAAAACTTACTCTCATTTTTCCGTGAAAAACTGAGCAATACTCCTTGGTTCTAGCTAAGACAACACTGCAAGTGAGTGAGCAGAAACTCTTGGTGGTCGATTCTTGGTGGTCCATTGTCTGAGGGACATGGAAGCAACCGAGTATATTCAGGGTAGCTGAAAGAAGGTATGATATCAACGTCAGCAAACCGTAGAACACGAAATGGCAGAAACTCTATGTAACATTTTGTTGTTGGCGACAACTATATCGACACATTATCCATCACAATGGTCAAAATTATAAAACTCTAAAACGATAGagattcaaattttcatttccagATTCTTTTGCTCTGCTCattttctcagtaaccaaacaaaATGCTTCCGAATTCGACCAGTTTAATCCAAGCCTCACTTTTAACAAATAGATACAAACAATTAAAAGCCAAAATCTCAGAGCTTCCATTTCGATTACAAAGAAAGAATTTGGTATTCTAAAACGATAAAGATTCAAAATTTCCATTCCACATTCTTAATCTCTGATCATTTTCTCGGTTACCAAACAAACTGCTTCCAAGTTCGACCTTCATTCGAACTCTCACTTTCAACAAATAAATACCAACAATTAAgccaaaatctcagaaacccaaaaacaaaaacaaacaaaaaaacatcaaaGTCGGAAAATTTAAGGTACCCATTTGCAGAAGAAGCAGCAGTTGGCTGCGAAACATCTTGTTTCAGGGACTGACGTGCAGATTTTCGTTTATTCGAACTCCGAGAAAACCATGCCACCTTAACGTGCCTGTAGCTGTTGGAGTGTTCACTGAGAGCAACGTGGGTGAGTGCTAACGTGCGCACAAGGGCCGCCGGCGCACTGAAACTCCGGCAGCCGTTGGCCAACACTGAGGAGAAGCTCACCGGCCCCATCTTCTTCCTCCGGAGGCTGAAGCTGGACAATACAAGCTGctatttgagttgattattggggTGAGGTTTAACTGAGATTTTGATTTCTCCGGGTTGTGGGTCGGGTTTTTACAGAGTAATGGACCGCGTCCAAAAGCATTATCCAAGCTTGATCGTGTCCAGTAGGGATTGGCCCTCTGTTACCCAACTACCCTTGAGTTGGGCCCGATGAAGTTCTCAGGCTTTTTTTCTACCATCTAGGAGCTTGTTTAGAAGTgtatttaaaataactgaaaatgcttttagtgaaaatatctTTGGGGTCCAAAAGTATTTGAAGCGTTTTCAGCAAAAAGCACCATGAAgtccttcaagtgcttttccaaATTTCACTTGCAGTTTAACTAATGATTGGTTCCAAAcatattttaaccaaaaacgtttttagcCATTTAAAAAGTATTTCCAAACAAGCGGTAGATTGAGAAGTTCTTGTGTACAATCAACTGTATGCACTAAAACAATAAGAATAATGATAGGGAGCCCAAATTttgaaaccaaatttgcaagtcaaatgatatgtcaccaataagaaccaaacacattaatcgatacttaattaataatccaataatttacaaccacattatttgaatagtaaatttggttgaaaaaattTGATGTCCCTAATATTACCCAaacaataaatataaaactGAATTAGTCCAAACTATTGAAAAgttattgaaacaaaaaaaacattatgGGCTTTGTCTTCCTTCTACCGTCAGCAATCAGCATTGACTTGGCTTGCTTATCGTGTCATTGATACAGCTCAGATGGAGAATTTCCTGATGACCAAAGCCTCTTTTAATGAAGTGCTTGTTTCCAAACACACACTTCATGGTGAGGCTTGCACGGGCCCATAACCATGTGGTTTGATaccatatttgaattttttataaccAGACGCGCCCAAGGGCCCACTCTAACGAGACCGACACTTTCTGCTTTTTATGAAATGCTTCTTAAGAACTCAAAGGCCAGACCCACACTTCTTGGTGACCAAAGCTTCTTCCACGTTACTATAGACCAAGACTAATATCGTGGAATTTTTAGATCTACGTGTTTGAATGCTTGGAAAAACATTACCACAAACCAAGACTAAAATCGTGGAATTTTAGATCTATGGGTCTCCTGGGCCCCACTTAGAGGTTCAACGGAGTGAGACTTCTTTTCAGGAAGGGCTTCTTAAAAACTCAAAGGCTGGACCCACACTTCCTGGTGACCAAAGTCTCTTTTCAGGAATTGCTTGTTTCCAaacaataaatataaaactGAATTAGTCCAGACTATTGAAAAgttattgaaacaaaaaaaacattatgGGCTTTGTCTTCCTTTTACCGTCAGCAATCAATATTGACTTGGCTTGCTTATCGTGTCATTGATACAGCTCAGATGGAGAATTTCCTGATGACCAAAGCCTCTTTTAAAGAAGTGCTTGTTTCCAAACACACACTTCATGGTGAGGCTTGCATGGGCCCATAACCATGTGGTTTGATaccatatttgaattttttacaaccAAACGCGCCCAAGGGCCCATTCTAACGAGACCGACACTTTCTGCTTTTTATGAAATGCTTCTTAAGAACTCAAAGGCCAGATCCACACTTCTTGGTGACCAAAGCTTCTTCCACGTTATCATAGACCAAGACTAATATCGTGGAATTTTTAGATCTACGTGTCTGAATGCTTGGAAAAACGTTACCACAGACCAAGACTAAAATCGTGGAATTTTTAGATCTATGGATCTCCTGGGCCCCACTTAGAGGTTCAATGGAGTGAGACTTCTTTTCAGGAAGTGCTTCTTAAAAACTCAAAGGCTGAACCCACACTTATTGGTGACCAAAGTCTCTTTTCAGGAAGTGCTTGTTTCCAAACCCACACTTACTGGTGACAAGCTTTGGGCTTGCACAGGCCCATAATTGTGTGGTTCAATACCATGTTGGAATTTGTTAGATCAACGGGCCCAAATGCCCCACTCTAATGAGACCGAAACTGCTTCTAACTTGGTACTTATCGTATGTCCAATCAGTTAtgtgtgggattttatcacaaaaaacttTACTAATAGGGCAATCATATTTAAACCCATCATTTTCTTTGCCCCCACCGATGTGGTATAGCTAACAACCTGCAGAAACAACCGCGCACGTACAACGATTTGATATGTCAGCAATTTCTACAAATATGCACCTTCCAGCACGCATAGCAATTTCTTCCGATGTCGTTTCTACatatttttgtctataaaagCAGTATACACCTTTTGAGCAATCTAATATACTTGTATGCCACTTTCAACAAGAACCATGGCGGTGCAGCCTAATCATCTAACTAAATCATATGTCCTCCCACTTTTCGTCTTGTTTATCACAAGCGGTATTTCTGCAACCCATGCTGCTTGCAGCAAAATGGACCAACAgtctcttttttcttcatttgataTCGCTTCTTCTAGTTTAAACTGGTCTTCCAGCGATTGTTGTCGATG
This region includes:
- the LOC137728609 gene encoding receptor-like protein 3, whose amino-acid sequence is MNCSSLAELNLGFNQLEGDLSVLNFSKLTHLIKLDLMRNHFTGPLPINVYSCKSLIALRLSANDLEGQLQHEILSLKSLSFLALAYNRLTNVTGAMKILKDCKSLRVLILTNNFLGEEMPDGDLTVDSSGFQNLSMLSMSRCQLTGKIPVWLSKLEKMVVLDLSFNGLTGPIPGWLGTLPSLSHIYLDNNFISGEFPKELCRLQALRSEKAATQTGHNDLELPVYYSFTGATILQYKNFSNMEARISLRNNNLSGNIPRDIGKLLLLQKLDISFNKFSGNIPREISKSGNHLFGEIPASRSNLNFLSSFSVACNKLQGQIPLGTQLQGFNATAFEGNPGLCGSPLPNKCPKKSPGDSDTTKDREDVHDSGNGIPWLQISVSLGFIVGFWGVCGPLALSRSWRYAYFEFFSNVVDRFVC